A genomic segment from Phragmites australis chromosome 6, lpPhrAust1.1, whole genome shotgun sequence encodes:
- the LOC133920430 gene encoding uncharacterized protein LOC133920430: MELEVAAPVPSRRDGRRLARCPRLQLDTKTVTAIEQSTGESIADASEGGVAMRVKIVLSKQQLKQLAAAVAGGGSFALPPSLEQLVSVLKRQHAKKQAAAAEVVAVGRGRGRWSPALQSIPEECFS, translated from the coding sequence ATGGAGCTGGAGGTTGCCGCGCCGGTGCCGAGCAGGAGGGACGGCAGGAGGCTGGCGAGGTGCCCGCGGCTGCAGCTGGACACCAAGACGGTCACGGCCATCGAGCAGTCCACAGGGGAGAGCATCGCCGACGCCAGCGAGGGCGGCGTCGCGATGCGCGTCAAGATCGTGCTCAGCAAGCAGCAGCTGAAGCAGTTGGCGGCGGCAGTCGCCGGGGGCGGCTCCTTCGCCCTGCCGCCGTCGCTGGAGCAGCTCGTCAGCGTTCTCAAGCGGCAGCACGCCAAGAAGCAGGCGGCGGCTGCCGAAGTGGTGGCTGTCGGAAGGGGCAGGGGGCGGTGGTCGCCGGCGCTGCAGAGTATCCCGGAGGAATGCTTTAGCTAG